One window from the genome of Flavobacterium agricola encodes:
- a CDS encoding response regulator, whose product MRNIIIIDDHPLTISAYKSLLTQEFENNICVHTAHNGNEVIQKVSALAANQEKICLAIVDYSIPPSDDGTIKNGTDVAALIKKHFKNCMLVFLTMHNEPLLLHNLHLKFSPQGIISKNDIDADSFAGIIKSISEGKIYRSDTMIESLSIIMNKKINFDEIDSQILLLLSKKVKSKDLPKYIELSQSAIEKRKYKIKEQLLGEKGTDKELVAVAKAYNLI is encoded by the coding sequence ATGAGAAATATTATTATCATTGATGATCATCCTTTAACAATAAGTGCTTACAAAAGTTTATTAACTCAGGAATTTGAAAACAATATATGCGTACATACTGCACATAATGGAAATGAGGTTATTCAGAAAGTTAGTGCACTGGCTGCAAATCAGGAAAAAATTTGCTTAGCAATTGTAGATTATAGCATTCCGCCAAGCGACGATGGTACAATTAAAAACGGTACCGATGTTGCTGCTTTAATAAAAAAGCATTTTAAAAATTGCATGTTGGTATTTTTAACTATGCATAATGAGCCGCTGCTTTTACATAACTTACATTTAAAATTTAGCCCACAAGGCATTATTTCTAAAAATGACATTGATGCCGACTCGTTTGCAGGCATTATAAAAAGCATTTCAGAAGGAAAAATATACAGAAGTGATACCATGATAGAATCTTTAAGTATCATAATGAACAAAAAAATAAATTTTGATGAAATTGACAGTCAAATTTTACTTTTGTTATCAAAAAAAGTTAAAAGTAAAGATTTACCAAAATATATTGAGCTGTCACAGAGCGCAATAGAAAAGCGCAAGTATAAAATTAAAGAGCAATTGTTAGGAGAAAAAGGCACCGATAAAGAATTGGTTGCGGTTGCTAAAGCATATAATTTAATATAA
- the der gene encoding ribosome biogenesis GTPase Der, with translation MNNIVAIVGRPNVGKSTFFNRLIQRRDAIVDSVSGVTRDRNYGKSEWNGKEFSVIDTGGYIKGSDDVFEGEIRRQVELAIDEADAIIFVVDVEEGITPMDEEVAKLLRKVTKPVLLAVNKVDNGKRLEDAYEFYNLGLGEFYPIAGMNGSGTGELLDKLVEVLPELPEVNEDEEALPRFTVVGRPNAGKSSFINALIGEDRFVVTDIAGTTRDAIDTKYNRFGFEFNLVDTAGIRRKAKVKEDLEFYSVMRSVRAIEHSDVCILMIDATRGFESQDQNIFWLAEKNRKGIVILVNKWDLVEKDSMTTKMYEQKIREEIAPFTDVPIIFTSALTKQRLLKALEAAVEVYENRKQRIATSKLNDFILPIIENMPPPAIKGKYVKIKYCMQLPTPTPQFVLFANLPQYVKDPYKRFLENKIRENFNFTGVPIDIYIRQK, from the coding sequence ATGAATAATATCGTAGCCATAGTTGGACGCCCAAATGTTGGGAAATCTACGTTTTTCAACCGTTTAATTCAACGTCGTGATGCGATTGTTGACTCAGTTAGCGGTGTTACTCGTGACCGTAATTACGGAAAAAGTGAGTGGAATGGAAAAGAATTTTCGGTAATTGATACCGGTGGATATATTAAAGGATCTGATGATGTTTTTGAAGGCGAAATTCGCCGTCAGGTTGAATTAGCTATTGATGAAGCAGATGCTATTATTTTTGTAGTTGATGTTGAAGAAGGTATTACACCAATGGACGAAGAAGTTGCAAAACTTTTACGTAAAGTAACAAAACCTGTTTTATTAGCAGTAAATAAAGTAGATAACGGAAAGCGTTTAGAAGATGCTTACGAATTTTACAATTTAGGTTTAGGAGAATTTTATCCTATTGCCGGAATGAATGGTTCTGGAACAGGTGAATTATTAGATAAGCTGGTTGAAGTTTTACCTGAATTACCAGAAGTAAATGAAGATGAAGAAGCTTTACCTCGTTTTACTGTTGTTGGGCGCCCTAATGCTGGTAAATCATCTTTTATTAATGCTTTAATTGGTGAAGATCGTTTTGTGGTTACCGATATTGCTGGTACAACCCGTGATGCTATTGATACCAAATACAACCGTTTTGGATTTGAGTTTAATTTGGTTGATACCGCAGGAATTCGTCGTAAAGCAAAAGTAAAAGAAGATTTAGAATTTTACTCTGTAATGCGTTCGGTTCGTGCTATAGAACATTCAGATGTTTGTATTTTAATGATTGATGCAACGCGCGGTTTTGAAAGTCAAGACCAAAATATTTTTTGGTTAGCCGAAAAAAACCGTAAAGGCATTGTGATTTTAGTAAATAAATGGGATTTGGTAGAAAAAGATTCTATGACTACTAAAATGTACGAACAAAAAATTAGAGAAGAAATTGCACCGTTTACCGACGTGCCAATTATATTTACATCGGCATTAACTAAACAACGTTTATTAAAAGCCTTAGAAGCAGCTGTTGAAGTTTATGAAAACCGCAAACAACGTATCGCAACTTCTAAATTAAACGATTTTATTTTACCAATTATAGAAAATATGCCACCACCGGCAATTAAAGGTAAGTACGTAAAAATTAAATATTGTATGCAATTGCCAACGCCAACACCGCAATTTGTGTTGTTTGCAAACTTACCGCAATATGTTAAAGATCCGTACAAACGATTTTTAGAAAATAAAATTCGTGAAAACTTTAATTTTACCGGAGTTCCGATTGATATTTATATTCGTCAGAAATAA